A part of Mycolicibacterium sp. TUM20985 genomic DNA contains:
- a CDS encoding DoxX family protein, with translation MLGVAGLILPRLLGVAETLTGLAALSLAVVMLGAMSMHAKLAITEHRNALVNVVLLLQRVSVAVGRI, from the coding sequence GTGCTCGGCGTCGCCGGCTTGATCCTTCCTCGCCTGCTCGGGGTCGCCGAAACTCTCACTGGCTTGGCCGCATTGAGTCTAGCCGTTGTCATGCTCGGTGCAATGAGCATGCACGCCAAGCTGGCGATTACCGAGCACCGCAACGCTCTAGTCAATGTGGTCCTACTGCTGCAGCGAGTCTCCGTGGCTGTCGGTCGGATTTGA